The DNA sequence GTGATCAGGGAGTACGTCGGGCGTGTCGTCGGCGCGCCGGACCGCGAACTCCCTGATCACGCGGATCTCGCGCCGGCGGCGCGGGCCGGCGGCGCGGGCCGGGGGCGCGCGCCGAGATGGCCGGCCCCGGGGGCGGGGGTGGGGTGGGTCAGGCGGCGGTGAGCTGGTCCAGGCGGGTGAGGTAGGCCGTGCGGGACCGTGCCATCTCCGCGGCCAGCGCGACGGTCGCGGTGTCGGCGCCGGACTCCTGCTCGCTGCGCGACACCCGGGCCGACTGGTCGACGTGTTCCCGCAGCCGGTCGTGGAACAGCCGGTCGAACTCGGCGCCGGTGGCCGCCCGCAGGGCGTCGAGCTGCACGGCGGTCACCATTCCCGGCATGTCGTGGCCCTGGTGCGGGTTCGTCCCGTCCAGCCCGGCCAGGGTACGCAACTCCCGTAGCCTGGCCAGCTCGGCCAGGTGTGCGGCGTGCACCTCGTCGGCGAACCGGCGTACGGCCGGGTCGGCGCCGCGGGCGGCGGCCAGCTCGAGCAGCGGCAGGGTCCGTTCGTTCATCGGGATCATCAGCTGTACCCAGGCGAGGTCGGTGCCGTTGAAGCTCGCCGCGACGACGGTGGCGGCCGGGGTCGCGGCCGACGGGGTCGGGCCGGTGCCGCCGGCGGGGGCGCAGCCGCTGAGCAGGGCCACCAGCAGCGCGGCGGTCGGAACGGTGTGGGCGGCGGTTGGTCGGGCCATCACGATCACCTTCTCGCGGCCGAGGGTCGGCGGTGGCGGCGATGGCGGCGCGCGCCGCGGGCACG is a window from the Polymorphospora rubra genome containing:
- a CDS encoding DUF305 domain-containing protein — encoded protein: MARPTAAHTVPTAALLVALLSGCAPAGGTGPTPSAATPAATVVAASFNGTDLAWVQLMIPMNERTLPLLELAAARGADPAVRRFADEVHAAHLAELARLRELRTLAGLDGTNPHQGHDMPGMVTAVQLDALRAATGAEFDRLFHDRLREHVDQSARVSRSEQESGADTATVALAAEMARSRTAYLTRLDQLTAA